Proteins co-encoded in one Chlorogloeopsis sp. ULAP01 genomic window:
- a CDS encoding MoxR family ATPase, whose protein sequence is MRDKIDALTKNLAHTIVGKSEAIRLVLVALLAGGHSLLEDVPGVGKTLLAKTLARSIDGQFQRLQCTPDLLPTDITGTNIWNPKSGEFHFLPGPVFANVLLADEINRATPRTQSALLEVMEEHQVTVDGVSRAVPTPFFVIATQNPIEYQGTFPLPEAQMDRFMLSLSLGYPSEEEELQMLQNLDGSVKRGDLQPCITLAEVQQLQQICSRVKVDISLQQYMLDLVRATRCDEEITLGVSPRGSVALHRATQALAFILGRDYAIPDDVKFLAPYVLCHRLIPAGGRRAKTVMERLLRAVPIP, encoded by the coding sequence ATGAGAGACAAAATTGACGCTCTGACTAAAAATTTGGCTCATACCATCGTTGGTAAATCTGAGGCGATACGTTTAGTATTAGTCGCCTTGCTAGCCGGCGGTCATTCTTTATTGGAAGATGTGCCTGGAGTAGGCAAAACTCTCCTTGCAAAAACCCTGGCTCGATCCATAGATGGGCAGTTTCAAAGATTACAATGTACCCCCGATCTATTACCAACTGATATTACTGGCACTAACATTTGGAATCCCAAAAGCGGCGAGTTTCACTTTCTCCCTGGCCCTGTATTTGCTAATGTGCTATTAGCTGACGAAATCAACCGCGCTACACCCCGTACTCAGTCGGCTTTGCTGGAAGTGATGGAAGAGCATCAGGTAACAGTCGATGGCGTCTCTCGTGCAGTTCCTACACCCTTTTTTGTCATTGCCACCCAGAATCCGATCGAATACCAAGGTACATTTCCCCTACCAGAAGCACAAATGGATCGGTTTATGCTGTCTTTAAGCCTGGGCTATCCTTCTGAAGAGGAAGAATTGCAAATGCTGCAAAATCTTGATGGTAGTGTTAAACGAGGAGATTTACAGCCTTGCATTACCTTAGCTGAAGTTCAACAACTACAGCAAATCTGCTCTCGCGTCAAAGTGGATATTTCCCTGCAACAATATATGCTCGACTTGGTGCGGGCAACACGGTGCGATGAGGAAATTACTCTTGGAGTTAGTCCACGCGGCTCTGTAGCCTTACATAGGGCGACTCAGGCGCTAGCTTTTATTTTGGGGCGTGATTACGCTATTCCCGACGATGTAAAATTTCTTGCTCCTTACGTTCTTTGCCATCGCCTCATTCCTGCTGGCGGACGTAGGGCAAAAACAGTGATGGAAAGATTGTTACGGGCTGTACCAATTCCTTAG